The window GGCAGCACCCGCCACGCCTCCCACAAGCCCATTGTACAGCCCGAGGTGCAGGTCTCCGCCCCCGCCATCGAGATCGCCTTCTCCCAGCAAGAGGAGGCGGGCGCCGCAGCCGAGCCACCCAGCCGGCAGGAGGAGCCAGGCAGCGCGAGGAAGGAGGTGGTGGCCAATGGGCACGTGCCCTACTCCCGGACTCTGAGCCACATCAGCGAGAGCAGCCTGGATGCGGCAGTGGATTGCAGGGAGGGCCCCAGTGCCCACAGGGATCCTTCCCCAGTTCCCCAGGACCCCAGCACCGGGGAGCTGCCTCCCCTGGAAATGGACACCCTCCCCGAGGCCTCGAACCTGCTGGTGCCCTGGACAGGACCAGACCGGGGCCCGGAGGCCGAGGCCTGTGGGGCCGTGTCTCAGGCCGAGGCCTGTGAGCCTGTGGTGGGGCGGGCTGAGGCCACTGTGTGCCAAGCTCTGGGGCCACAGGGGCATGAGGTCTCCCCGGACCGGCCAGTGGTGCTGCATCCAGTCTca of the Chelonoidis abingdonii isolate Lonesome George unplaced genomic scaffold, CheloAbing_2.0 scaffold0171, whole genome shotgun sequence genome contains:
- the LOC116822510 gene encoding rho family-interacting cell polarization regulator 1-like codes for the protein MLRRQEELENGTAWSISSESSDDSSSPQLSGSTRHASHKPIVQPEVQVSAPAIEIAFSQQEEAGAAAEPPSRQEEPGSARKEVVANGHVPYSRTLSHISESSLDAAVDCREGPSAHRDPSPVPQDPSTGELPPLEMDTLPEASNLLVPWTGPDRGPEAEACGAVSQAEACEPVVGRAEATVCQALGPQGHEVSPDRPVVLHPVSEERGRLAPAQLLPTSPAEVPRPKPVDCGLEEAIGSLCSALDDYRGQFPELQPLERELKRLEEILMHKQRVFLSRASSMSLTVEHALESFSFLNTSDMDDSEGSEEEEASRSE